A single region of the Alteriqipengyuania flavescens genome encodes:
- the aguB gene encoding N-carbamoylputrescine amidase, producing MTRTLTVAALQLALGSEDETANIETVSALVEQAAGEGAQVILPPELFAGPYFCKVEDEALFARARPTAEHPSVLAMQALAKRLGVVIPTSFFERDGHHYYNTLAMVDAGGEILGTYRKSHIPDGPGYEEKYYFRPGNDGFKVWDVNFGSGVTRIGVGICWDQWYPEAARVMALMGAEVLFYPTAIGSEPYDAEFDTSAMWQRAMQGHAVSNCMPVVAANRIGTESETGSDQAFYGHSFVTDEWGEKLGEFGREESGVLVHTLDLDRAAKHRAGMGFFRDRRPQLYGRICEDI from the coding sequence ATGACGCGCACGCTGACCGTCGCAGCGCTGCAGCTGGCGCTGGGTAGCGAGGACGAGACCGCCAATATCGAGACCGTGTCGGCGCTGGTCGAGCAAGCCGCGGGAGAGGGCGCGCAGGTCATCCTGCCGCCCGAACTTTTCGCCGGCCCCTATTTCTGCAAGGTGGAGGACGAAGCGCTGTTTGCCCGCGCGCGCCCGACCGCCGAACACCCGAGCGTGCTTGCGATGCAGGCGCTGGCGAAAAGGCTAGGCGTGGTGATCCCAACCAGCTTCTTCGAGCGCGACGGCCACCATTACTACAACACGCTGGCGATGGTGGACGCGGGCGGGGAAATCCTCGGCACCTATCGCAAGAGCCATATCCCCGACGGGCCGGGCTACGAGGAAAAGTACTATTTCCGCCCCGGCAACGACGGGTTCAAGGTGTGGGACGTGAACTTCGGTTCGGGGGTGACCCGCATCGGCGTCGGCATCTGCTGGGACCAGTGGTATCCGGAAGCCGCCCGGGTGATGGCGCTGATGGGGGCCGAGGTGTTGTTCTACCCCACCGCCATCGGCTCCGAACCCTATGACGCGGAATTCGACACCAGCGCCATGTGGCAGCGCGCGATGCAGGGGCACGCGGTCTCCAACTGCATGCCGGTCGTCGCGGCCAACCGCATCGGGACGGAAAGCGAAACCGGCTCCGATCAGGCATTCTACGGCCACAGTTTCGTGACCGACGAGTGGGGCGAAAAGCTGGGCGAATTCGGGCGCGAGGAAAGCGGCGTTCTGGTCCACACGCTCGACCTCGACCGGGCGGCGAAGCACCGCGCTGGCATGGGCTTCTTCCGCGACCGCCGCCCGCAGCTCTACGGCCGCATTTGCGAGGACATCTGA
- a CDS encoding class I SAM-dependent methyltransferase, which produces MRRLLATAAILAMTVASAPAMANHHGEMAMGGMHASHHALRAVLASDARGEDGARDAYRHPFETLDFFGVEPGMTVVDYMPAGGWYTRILVPYLGAEGRYIGLMPDPAAADASGFADYFGALPGRFAEAYPGWSLTGAPIEGYASQDVPEAMAGTVDRVLIFREMHNLLRSGTMYTELARIRSMLKDDGRLGIVQHRAKADAPAEYTLVTKGYLRQDDVIALVEAHGFELVGMSEINANPADPANWEDGVWMLPPGNRGDNAEAAAVGESDRMTLLFAKR; this is translated from the coding sequence ATGCGTCGCCTGCTTGCCACTGCCGCCATCCTTGCCATGACCGTTGCCTCCGCGCCCGCGATGGCCAACCATCACGGGGAAATGGCCATGGGGGGCATGCACGCCAGCCACCATGCCTTGCGCGCCGTGCTGGCCAGCGATGCCCGCGGGGAAGACGGCGCGCGCGACGCGTATCGTCACCCGTTCGAAACGCTCGATTTCTTCGGCGTCGAACCGGGCATGACCGTGGTCGACTATATGCCGGCGGGCGGCTGGTACACGCGCATCCTGGTGCCTTATCTGGGCGCGGAAGGCCGCTATATCGGCCTGATGCCGGACCCCGCGGCCGCCGATGCGAGCGGGTTTGCCGATTACTTCGGCGCGCTGCCCGGCCGGTTCGCGGAAGCCTATCCCGGCTGGAGCCTGACCGGGGCGCCGATCGAAGGCTACGCCTCGCAGGACGTTCCCGAAGCGATGGCCGGCACGGTCGACCGGGTGCTCATCTTCCGCGAGATGCACAACCTCCTGCGCTCCGGCACGATGTACACCGAACTCGCCCGCATCCGCAGTATGCTGAAGGACGACGGCAGGCTCGGCATCGTGCAGCACCGTGCGAAGGCCGATGCGCCGGCGGAGTATACGCTCGTCACCAAGGGCTACCTGCGCCAGGACGATGTCATCGCGCTGGTCGAAGCCCATGGCTTCGAGCTGGTCGGCATGAGCGAGATTAACGCCAACCCGGCCGATCCGGCAAACTGGGAAGACGGCGTGTGGATGCTGCCCCCGGGCAACCGCGGCGACAATGCCGAGGCTGCAGCGGTGGGCGAAAGCGACCGCATGACCCTGCTCTTCGCCAAGCGCTGA
- the msrA gene encoding peptide-methionine (S)-S-oxide reductase MsrA — MAETKQAILAGGCFWCTEAVMNDVIGVSSVESGYIGGETADPTYKDVCSGSTGHAEAVKVFYDPDTISYAELLDIFMATHDPTQLNRQGGDVGTQYRSAIFPLDDEQRAEAEASIARENETRGGGVVTTIEDGTWYPAEGYHQEYWEGEGQRNPYCLAVIPPKLMKLRKSFQNKVKA, encoded by the coding sequence ATGGCGGAAACGAAACAGGCGATCTTGGCCGGCGGATGCTTCTGGTGCACCGAGGCGGTGATGAACGACGTGATCGGCGTCAGCAGCGTCGAAAGCGGCTATATCGGCGGCGAGACGGCCGACCCCACGTACAAGGACGTGTGCAGCGGCAGCACCGGCCACGCCGAGGCGGTGAAGGTGTTCTACGATCCTGACACAATCTCCTATGCCGAGCTGCTCGACATCTTCATGGCGACGCACGACCCGACCCAGCTCAACCGACAGGGGGGCGACGTCGGCACGCAGTATCGCAGCGCGATCTTCCCGCTCGACGACGAGCAGCGGGCCGAGGCCGAAGCCAGCATCGCGCGCGAGAACGAGACGCGCGGCGGCGGCGTCGTCACCACGATCGAGGACGGCACCTGGTACCCGGCTGAAGGGTACCATCAGGAATACTGGGAAGGCGAAGGCCAGCGGAACCCCTATTGCCTCGCGGTGATCCCGCCCAAGCTGATGAAGCTGCGCAAGAGCTTCCAGAACAAGGTGAAGGCCTGA
- the trhO gene encoding oxygen-dependent tRNA uridine(34) hydroxylase TrhO — protein sequence MIRVAALYRFAPFEDPAAFRAPLLGVCKAAGVRGTILLAKEGVNGTIAGPPEGIDAVLAHIRALPGCAELDVKFSSAKTMPFHRMKVRLKREIVTMGQPHIDPTASVGTYVEPQDWNALIADPDTVVIDTRNDYEVGIGTFEGAIDPATKEFGEFPQWFRDNRAALLGDGDRPRKVAMFCTGGIRCEKSTAFLKSEGVEEVYHLKGGILRYLETVPEEESLWRGECFVFDQRVSLGHGLAEGSHGLCFACRRPVSEVDRRSPLYEDGVSCPACHDERTEEQRAAYRERQRQEALALSKGRAHVGAVLETD from the coding sequence GTGATCCGTGTCGCCGCTCTGTACCGCTTTGCCCCCTTCGAGGACCCTGCCGCCTTTCGCGCGCCGCTGCTCGGCGTGTGCAAGGCGGCGGGGGTGCGCGGCACGATCCTGCTAGCGAAGGAAGGGGTAAACGGCACCATCGCCGGGCCGCCCGAAGGCATCGACGCAGTGCTGGCCCATATCCGCGCCCTGCCCGGCTGCGCCGAACTCGACGTCAAGTTCTCGTCAGCGAAAACGATGCCGTTCCACCGCATGAAAGTGCGGCTGAAGCGCGAGATCGTGACGATGGGCCAGCCCCATATCGATCCCACCGCCAGCGTCGGCACTTATGTCGAACCGCAAGACTGGAACGCGCTGATCGCCGATCCCGACACGGTGGTGATCGACACGCGCAACGATTACGAAGTCGGCATCGGTACGTTCGAAGGCGCGATCGATCCCGCTACCAAGGAGTTCGGCGAATTCCCGCAGTGGTTCCGCGACAATCGTGCCGCACTGCTCGGCGACGGTGACAGACCGCGCAAGGTCGCGATGTTCTGCACCGGCGGCATCCGCTGCGAGAAATCGACCGCCTTCCTGAAGTCCGAAGGGGTGGAAGAGGTCTACCACCTCAAGGGCGGAATCCTGCGCTATCTCGAAACCGTGCCGGAAGAGGAAAGCCTGTGGCGCGGCGAATGCTTCGTGTTCGACCAGCGCGTGTCGCTCGGCCATGGTCTGGCGGAAGGTTCGCACGGCCTGTGCTTCGCCTGCCGCCGCCCGGTCAGCGAGGTCGACCGGCGCTCCCCCCTCTACGAGGACGGGGTCAGCTGCCCCGCCTGCCACGACGAACGCACCGAGGAACAGCGCGCCGCTTATCGCGAACGGCAGCGGCAGGAAGCGCTCGCGCTGAGCAAGGGCCGCGCCCATGTCGGCGCCGTGCTGGAGACCGACTGA
- a CDS encoding glutathione S-transferase: protein MARPVLYSFRRCPYAMRARLALAVANEQIELREVKLSDKPAAMLEASPKGTVPVLVLPGDVVIDESLSIMDHALRAHDPEGWLQRDAPDLIARCDGPFKHALDRYKYHTRYDTDPLEHRADGLAFLQELERRLEDSANLCGEMRGKADAAIFPFVRQFAATDRDWFDAQPIPRVRAWLARQVGSELFKTVMVRHAPWSAGDEAVFFP from the coding sequence ATCGCAAGGCCCGTCCTCTACAGCTTCCGCCGCTGCCCTTATGCCATGCGGGCGCGGCTGGCTTTGGCAGTGGCTAACGAACAGATAGAGCTGCGCGAGGTGAAGCTGTCGGACAAGCCGGCGGCGATGCTGGAAGCTTCGCCCAAGGGAACGGTGCCGGTGCTCGTCCTGCCGGGCGATGTTGTGATCGACGAGAGCCTTTCCATCATGGACCATGCCCTGCGCGCGCATGATCCGGAAGGCTGGCTGCAACGCGACGCCCCGGACCTGATTGCGCGTTGCGACGGCCCGTTCAAACACGCGCTCGACCGTTACAAATACCACACGCGCTACGACACCGATCCGCTGGAGCACCGGGCAGACGGGCTGGCCTTCCTGCAAGAGTTGGAGCGCCGGCTTGAAGACAGCGCCAACCTCTGCGGCGAAATGCGCGGCAAGGCGGATGCGGCAATCTTCCCCTTCGTCCGCCAGTTCGCCGCAACGGACCGCGACTGGTTCGACGCCCAGCCCATCCCCCGCGTCCGCGCCTGGCTCGCCCGCCAAGTCGGCAGCGAGCTATTCAAGACGGTGATGGTCCGCCACGCCCCGTGGAGCGCGGGGGACGAGGCGGTCTTCTTCCCCTGA
- a CDS encoding RsmB/NOP family class I SAM-dependent RNA methyltransferase — MAIQGLNSRKAALKLLDGVLHRGEVLDRMLPLVTRELSPSDTALARAMASEALRWLADLDALIDSATRKRLPDDAKVRSVLRLMLVQVLRLDTPPHAAIATGLPLLVGGPRRLAHGVFSTLTKGGASLPDYPTLPDGPMARWGEMAEGVAKGLAQPPPLDLTLRDPAATGKWAEKLGGVSLMPGHVRLPRGQRVEDLEGFGDGAWWVQDLAASLPARMLGATATEGEGRSALDLCAAPGGKTMQLAAQNWRVTAVDSSVARTALMRDNLQRTGLAAEIVVADALEWEPEEPFDAILLDAPCSATGTCRRHPDVLHRIGGKQIAELAELQAALLKRASGWLKPGGTLVYATCSLERREGEGQAGAVEMTPQPIAQSELPEGLAPTEDGWLRTHPGQLPDAGGLDGFFVARWKA; from the coding sequence ATGGCGATCCAGGGACTGAACTCGCGCAAGGCTGCGCTCAAACTGCTCGACGGCGTGCTGCACCGGGGCGAGGTGCTCGACCGGATGCTGCCGCTGGTGACGCGCGAGCTGTCGCCGTCCGACACGGCGCTGGCTCGCGCGATGGCGAGCGAGGCGCTGCGCTGGCTCGCCGATCTCGACGCGCTGATCGACAGCGCAACCAGGAAGCGACTGCCGGACGATGCCAAGGTGCGCAGCGTGCTGCGGCTGATGCTGGTGCAGGTGCTGCGGCTCGACACGCCGCCGCATGCCGCCATCGCCACCGGCCTGCCGTTGCTGGTCGGCGGCCCGCGGCGGCTGGCGCATGGCGTGTTTTCCACCCTGACCAAGGGCGGCGCTTCGCTGCCGGATTATCCCACCCTGCCGGACGGCCCGATGGCGCGCTGGGGTGAAATGGCGGAAGGTGTGGCGAAAGGCCTCGCCCAGCCGCCGCCGCTGGACCTGACGCTGCGCGATCCCGCCGCGACTGGGAAATGGGCGGAGAAGCTGGGGGGCGTCTCGCTGATGCCCGGCCATGTCCGCCTGCCGCGCGGCCAGCGGGTTGAGGATCTCGAAGGGTTTGGCGACGGCGCGTGGTGGGTCCAGGACCTTGCCGCGTCGCTGCCCGCACGGATGCTCGGCGCCACTGCGACCGAGGGGGAGGGGCGCAGCGCGCTCGACCTGTGCGCCGCGCCGGGCGGCAAGACGATGCAGCTGGCGGCGCAGAACTGGCGCGTCACCGCGGTCGACAGCAGCGTGGCGCGCACCGCGTTGATGCGAGACAACTTGCAGCGCACGGGCCTGGCGGCGGAAATCGTCGTCGCCGACGCGCTGGAATGGGAGCCGGAGGAGCCGTTCGACGCGATCCTGCTCGACGCGCCGTGCAGCGCCACGGGCACCTGCCGCCGCCATCCCGACGTGCTGCACCGCATCGGCGGCAAGCAGATCGCGGAACTGGCCGAATTGCAGGCCGCCCTGCTCAAGCGGGCTAGCGGCTGGCTGAAGCCGGGCGGGACGCTGGTCTACGCCACCTGCTCGCTCGAACGCCGCGAAGGGGAGGGGCAGGCAGGCGCGGTGGAAATGACGCCGCAGCCCATCGCACAGTCCGAACTGCCGGAAGGCCTCGCGCCCACTGAAGACGGCTGGCTGCGCACCCATCCCGGCCAGTTGCCGGACGCCGGCGGACTCGACGGTTTCTTCGTCGCGCGGTGGAAGGCCTGA
- a CDS encoding DUF1674 domain-containing protein, with translation MTKRATKRPETFEKPVHWTSEPPPAPKKPEMDEKLSPTRYGDWVKDGIAIDF, from the coding sequence ATGACCAAACGCGCGACCAAGCGGCCCGAAACCTTCGAAAAGCCCGTCCACTGGACGAGCGAACCTCCGCCCGCGCCAAAAAAGCCTGAGATGGATGAGAAGCTCAGCCCGACGCGATACGGCGACTGGGTGAAAGACGGCATCGCGATAGATTTTTGA
- a CDS encoding cytochrome P450 — MATLASHAAEPARYTHWSQAIPKDALDHIPGEHGPPVVGHTFSLLGGPHEFTRRMHAKYGNIYRVWSFGRWHVSLLGAEANELVLFDREKIFSSEQGWGPVLDQLFPRGLMLIDFDHHRVDRRALSIAFKPGPMRHYAGSLNAGIARRVTEWGAGEMEFYPAIKQLTLDLAAESFIGLPFGPEAERINEAFVYMVQASVAPIRKPLPGTLMRKGVKGREFLVDFFTRETHRRRAEGGGQDMFSQFATAEREDGTLLPVDQVVDHMNFLMMAAHDTITSSATSLVWLLARHPEWQEKLREEFRAVTGGEGRDLDYDDLGKVDLTEMAFKEALRLIPPVPAMPRRALKPFEFEGYTVPAGTPVGINPQFVHTMEEHWDDPRSFDPMRFTPDKVKARHKYAWVPFGGGAHMCLGLHFAYMQIKVLLAQLLTRYRIEVADGYQPEWQAWPIPKPKDGLKITLRSL, encoded by the coding sequence ATGGCCACGCTTGCATCCCACGCTGCCGAACCCGCCCGCTACACCCACTGGTCGCAGGCGATACCCAAGGACGCGTTGGACCACATTCCCGGCGAACACGGCCCGCCGGTCGTCGGTCACACGTTCAGCCTGCTGGGCGGCCCGCACGAATTCACGCGGCGGATGCACGCGAAATACGGCAACATCTACCGCGTGTGGAGCTTCGGGCGCTGGCACGTCAGCCTGCTGGGTGCGGAAGCGAACGAGCTGGTGTTGTTCGACCGAGAGAAGATCTTTTCGAGCGAGCAGGGCTGGGGCCCGGTGCTCGACCAATTGTTCCCGCGCGGGCTGATGCTGATCGATTTCGACCACCACCGGGTCGATCGCCGCGCGCTGTCCATTGCCTTCAAGCCGGGGCCGATGCGCCATTACGCGGGCTCGCTCAACGCCGGTATTGCGCGGCGCGTCACCGAATGGGGTGCGGGCGAGATGGAATTCTACCCCGCGATCAAGCAGCTGACGCTGGATCTGGCCGCCGAAAGCTTCATCGGCCTGCCGTTCGGGCCGGAAGCCGAGCGGATCAACGAGGCTTTCGTCTACATGGTGCAGGCCTCGGTCGCGCCGATCCGCAAGCCCTTGCCCGGCACGCTGATGCGCAAGGGCGTGAAGGGCCGCGAATTCCTCGTCGATTTCTTTACCAGGGAAACACATCGCCGCCGCGCGGAAGGCGGCGGGCAGGACATGTTCAGCCAGTTCGCCACGGCCGAGCGCGAGGACGGCACGCTGTTACCGGTCGACCAGGTGGTCGATCACATGAACTTCCTGATGATGGCGGCGCACGACACCATCACGTCCAGCGCGACCTCGCTCGTCTGGCTGCTCGCCAGGCATCCCGAATGGCAGGAGAAGCTGCGGGAGGAATTTCGCGCGGTGACCGGCGGCGAAGGCCGCGACCTCGATTACGACGATCTCGGCAAGGTCGATCTCACCGAAATGGCGTTCAAGGAAGCGCTGCGCCTGATCCCGCCCGTGCCCGCCATGCCGCGCCGCGCGCTCAAGCCCTTCGAGTTCGAGGGCTATACCGTCCCGGCCGGTACGCCCGTGGGCATCAACCCGCAGTTCGTCCACACGATGGAAGAACACTGGGACGACCCGCGCAGCTTCGATCCCATGCGCTTCACGCCCGACAAGGTGAAGGCGCGCCACAAATACGCCTGGGTCCCCTTCGGCGGCGGCGCGCACATGTGCCTCGGCCTCCATTTCGCCTACATGCAGATCAAGGTGCTGTTGGCGCAGCTGCTGACCCGCTACCGCATCGAGGTCGCGGACGGCTACCAGCCCGAATGGCAGGCCTGGCCGATCCCCAAGCCCAAGGACGGGCTGAAGATTACGCTCAGAAGTCTCTGA
- the hemH gene encoding ferrochelatase, translated as MTWQTQQLPGDHPPVKSGRIGVLLVNLGTPDAPTPRAVKRYLAEFLSDRRVVEIPPIAWQPILRGIILNVRPKKSAHAYAQVWGEDGSPLAAITKAQAEGLARRLGDAVHVDWAMRYGTPSIPERLQAMLDAGCDRILFAPLYPQYSGATTATAFDKAADALKAMRWQPALRTLPPYHDDPLYIDALAADLSGQLDALDFVPEVLLLSFHGMPQRTLELGDPYHCHCRKTARLLGEKLARDGLRIETTFQSRFGPAKWLEPATDATLEAEGAKGTKRLAIAAPGFSADCLETLEELVIQGREQFVGAGGEAFAVLECLNAREPGMTMLEAMVRRELSGWI; from the coding sequence ATGACCTGGCAGACCCAACAGCTTCCCGGCGACCACCCCCCGGTGAAGAGCGGCCGTATCGGCGTGCTCCTCGTCAATCTCGGCACGCCCGATGCGCCGACACCCAGGGCGGTGAAACGCTACCTCGCCGAATTTTTGTCCGACAGGCGGGTGGTCGAAATCCCGCCCATCGCGTGGCAGCCGATCCTGCGCGGCATCATCCTCAACGTCCGCCCGAAGAAGAGCGCCCACGCCTATGCGCAGGTATGGGGCGAAGACGGCTCGCCGCTCGCCGCGATCACGAAGGCGCAGGCCGAAGGGCTGGCAAGGCGACTGGGTGACGCGGTCCATGTGGACTGGGCCATGCGCTACGGCACGCCGTCCATTCCGGAGCGGCTGCAGGCGATGCTGGACGCAGGCTGCGACCGCATCCTGTTCGCCCCGCTTTACCCGCAATATTCCGGTGCGACCACGGCGACCGCGTTCGACAAGGCGGCCGATGCGCTGAAGGCGATGCGCTGGCAACCCGCCTTACGCACCCTGCCGCCCTATCACGACGATCCGCTCTATATCGATGCGCTGGCGGCCGATCTTTCGGGCCAGCTCGATGCGCTCGATTTCGTGCCGGAAGTCCTGCTGCTCAGCTTCCATGGCATGCCGCAGCGCACGCTGGAGCTGGGCGATCCCTACCACTGCCACTGCCGCAAGACCGCGCGGCTGCTGGGCGAGAAGCTGGCCCGCGACGGATTGCGGATCGAAACCACGTTCCAGAGCCGCTTCGGCCCGGCCAAGTGGCTGGAGCCGGCAACCGACGCCACGCTGGAAGCGGAAGGCGCGAAGGGCACGAAACGCCTTGCCATTGCCGCGCCGGGCTTTTCGGCAGACTGCCTGGAAACGCTGGAGGAGCTGGTGATCCAGGGCCGCGAGCAGTTCGTCGGCGCCGGCGGGGAGGCATTCGCGGTGCTCGAATGCCTCAACGCGCGCGAACCCGGCATGACCATGCTGGAGGCGATGGTCCGGCGGGAACTATCGGGCTGGATTTAA
- a CDS encoding molybdopterin cofactor-binding domain-containing protein, with amino-acid sequence MQVTRRGVLVGVAAAGGLAALYTLAPRDYAIPLDPADGETAFDAWIKIATDGMVTVAVPQLEMGQGVTTLIPQIVAMELGADWRQIAVQAAPVSGAYANTVLAAEWAPLWMPFAGGLAEDADDFLVRRFAGNERFTATAGGTSLAAYEQPCRDAAASVRALLCMAAADRWGVDWEECRTENGFVIHDAGRLRFGDLAEEAAGFAPPDPPPVFSEPPADTPAAPSGPGIGEETNAWPRLDLPAKVDGTWQFAGDVRLPGLVYAAIKHGPLDKAELTAFNRSAAADMRGVVGIVEGKRWLAAVAETSWLAERAVEAMSPRFSVTRLVDSESIAVALSDAELNGTGTVVASRGQGAEGFGKTDLALRYEIAPALHGQIEPTTATAWYRDGTLELWLASQAPEQARRAAAKAAGVALEDTILYPMPAGGSFDRRLEHGHAIEAAVIAREIGRPVQLVWSRFQEHLAGYPRTPASLLLSARHGDEGTITKLKMRASLPATAREFGERLFGNATSWSAIENTAGKADPMALAGAMAPYAIPDVSITHVPAAIDLPTARMRGNAHGYTCFAIESFIDELARRHDRDPLSYRMALLGQDLRLAECMQRASRLAGWDGGSAGSGQGLACHVIGGARIAAIANAQAGEGGVRVKSIHAAVDIGRVVNRDIARQQVEGGLIFGLGLAVGSSTDYRDGLPTSQRLGDLNLPTLANSPEITVDFVDSTLPPADPGEIGVAVAAPAIANALFSATGLRLRRLPLLSAGL; translated from the coding sequence ATGCAGGTCACGCGGCGCGGCGTGCTGGTGGGCGTGGCGGCGGCAGGCGGCCTTGCCGCGCTCTACACGCTCGCCCCGCGCGACTACGCGATCCCGCTCGACCCGGCAGACGGCGAAACCGCCTTCGATGCGTGGATTAAGATCGCGACCGACGGGATGGTCACCGTCGCCGTGCCGCAGCTCGAAATGGGGCAGGGCGTCACCACTTTGATCCCGCAGATCGTCGCGATGGAGCTGGGCGCGGACTGGCGCCAGATCGCGGTGCAGGCCGCGCCGGTCAGCGGGGCTTATGCGAACACCGTGCTCGCCGCAGAATGGGCGCCGCTTTGGATGCCTTTCGCCGGCGGGCTGGCGGAGGATGCGGACGATTTCCTCGTGCGGCGGTTCGCCGGGAACGAGCGGTTTACCGCCACGGCGGGCGGCACCTCGCTCGCCGCTTACGAACAGCCGTGCCGCGATGCCGCGGCCAGCGTGCGCGCGTTGCTCTGCATGGCGGCGGCGGATCGCTGGGGCGTCGATTGGGAGGAATGCCGCACGGAAAACGGCTTCGTCATCCACGATGCGGGCCGCCTGAGGTTCGGCGATCTGGCGGAGGAGGCAGCGGGGTTCGCCCCGCCCGATCCGCCGCCGGTCTTCTCCGAACCGCCGGCCGATACGCCCGCCGCCCCATCCGGCCCGGGTATCGGGGAGGAGACCAACGCCTGGCCCCGGCTCGACCTGCCGGCGAAAGTGGACGGCACGTGGCAATTCGCGGGCGACGTGCGGCTGCCCGGCCTCGTCTATGCCGCGATCAAGCACGGCCCGCTCGACAAGGCGGAACTGACCGCGTTCAACCGCTCGGCCGCGGCGGACATGCGCGGCGTGGTCGGGATCGTGGAAGGCAAGCGCTGGCTTGCCGCGGTTGCGGAAACCAGCTGGCTGGCGGAACGCGCGGTCGAGGCGATGAGCCCGCGATTCTCGGTCACGCGGCTGGTCGATAGCGAGTCTATCGCGGTCGCGCTGTCGGATGCGGAGCTGAACGGCACGGGCACCGTCGTCGCCTCGCGCGGGCAGGGCGCGGAAGGCTTCGGCAAGACCGACCTTGCCCTGCGCTACGAAATCGCGCCCGCGCTCCACGGGCAGATCGAACCGACCACCGCCACCGCGTGGTACCGCGACGGCACGCTGGAACTGTGGCTGGCGAGCCAGGCCCCCGAACAGGCCCGCCGCGCGGCGGCCAAGGCGGCGGGCGTCGCGCTGGAAGACACGATCCTCTACCCGATGCCGGCAGGCGGCAGTTTCGACCGGCGGCTGGAGCATGGTCACGCGATCGAGGCGGCGGTGATCGCCCGCGAAATCGGGCGGCCGGTGCAGCTGGTGTGGAGCCGGTTCCAGGAACATCTCGCCGGGTATCCGCGCACACCGGCCTCGCTGCTGCTGTCCGCGCGCCACGGGGACGAGGGGACGATCACCAAGCTTAAAATGCGCGCCAGCCTGCCCGCGACCGCGCGCGAATTCGGCGAGCGCCTGTTCGGCAATGCGACCAGCTGGAGCGCCATCGAGAACACGGCAGGTAAGGCGGACCCGATGGCGCTGGCGGGCGCCATGGCGCCCTATGCCATTCCCGACGTATCGATCACCCACGTGCCCGCCGCCATCGACCTGCCGACGGCGCGGATGCGCGGCAATGCCCACGGATATACCTGCTTTGCGATCGAAAGCTTCATCGACGAGCTCGCCCGCCGCCACGACCGCGATCCGCTGTCCTACCGGATGGCGCTGCTGGGCCAGGACCTGCGGCTGGCCGAATGCATGCAGCGCGCTTCCCGCCTTGCGGGGTGGGACGGCGGCTCGGCGGGTTCGGGGCAGGGGCTCGCCTGCCATGTCATCGGCGGTGCGCGGATCGCAGCCATCGCCAACGCGCAGGCGGGCGAAGGCGGCGTGCGGGTCAAGTCGATCCACGCCGCGGTCGATATCGGCCGCGTGGTCAACCGCGACATCGCGCGCCAGCAGGTGGAAGGCGGGCTGATCTTCGGCCTCGGCCTCGCCGTTGGCAGCAGCACCGATTACCGCGACGGATTGCCGACCAGCCAGCGGCTCGGCGACCTGAACCTGCCGACCCTGGCCAACAGTCCGGAGATAACCGTGGACTTCGTCGACAGCACGCTGCCGCCCGCCGATCCGGGCGAGATCGGGGTCGCGGTGGCGGCGCCCGCCATCGCCAATGCGCTGTTTTCGGCAACGGGGCTTCGCCTTCGCCGCCTGCCGCTGCTATCGGCCGGCCTATGA